The genomic DNA GACTGCGTGGTGATGACGGTCGGTCGGTCTGCTGCCGGACGGCTGTCGTCATGCATGCCGAATCTTCCGGCGTACATTTTGTTGAACTTTGCGTAGCCGTACCATGCTTCATCGAAGTGGATGGTGTTGACGGTCTTGCCAAGAAGGTCTTCGGCATGGACTGCGTCGTAACAGACACCATCATACGTGGAGTTGGTGACAACTGCCACGACCGGAGTTTTGTTCTCGGCTTTGGATCCAAGCGGGTGTTCGGCAAGTTTCTTTGCAAGATTTTTCGGATCCATCTCGCGTTCCGGGATGGGCCCTAAGATTCCGTACCGGTTTCTGGTTGGAATCATGTAAACCGGAATGCCATGGTCAAGGGTGAACGCCTGTTCGAGAGATTTGTGACAGTTTCTGTCAACAAACACGACTTCCTTTGGGGCGACTATTGCTCCCTGGACGACACGGTTTGAGGTGGAGGTGCCGTTCGTGACAAAGAAGGTCATGTCGGCGCCAAAAACTTTTGCAGCATACTCTTCTGCTTCACCGATCGGACCTGAGTGGTCAAGCAGACTGCCGAGTTCGCCGACCGAGATGGAAAGGTCAGAGCGGAAGGTCTGTTCTCCGTAGAATTCGTAGAAAAGTTTGCCGATCGGGGATTTGAGGAACGCAGTTCCTGCGGTATGGCCCGGGGTGTGCCAGGAGTACTCAAAGTCTTCGGAGAAGTCCATGAGTGCGCCAAACATCGGCGGAAGAATTGCTTTGCGATATTTGCGGGATGCGGATTTGACTCTTCCTGCGATGAACTCGGGAGTGTCTCCGAGAATCCATGCGTACTCGTCGATGGTGGAGAAGACGTCAAGCGGAAGCGAGGCGAGGTCTCCGGGTTCGGTGAGCAGAAAAATGCTGACGTATTTATTATGTTCCCGGATGAGTTTGATCAGATCTTTGGCACTCTGTGCTTTCCAGTCGATCATTACGCAGTCTGCCATTGCGCCATTTGCAATGAATCCGTCCTTGAGTCCTTCAAAGGTTTCGACACAGATCACGTTCATTTCATCATTTTTCAGATGATCAATGAGTGCCTGCATGTTACGTGCAAAGGCACTGCCGGATTTTGTGTCGGCCCCGATTATCAGGACGGACAGAGTATCTGTTGGTTCCATAGTTTTCACCTGTGATTTTACAACGTTTCTGGTTGTATGCTGAACTATTCTCTTTGTGTTAATAAAACCATATCAATCGTGACAAATTATGATGAATTTTTTGTTACATTGGATATATTTATATAAAAATTTCAGATATCATGCTGTATTTTTTGTCACGATGCATTGACATATATAGGGGTCAGCAGTGTTTGTACGGATTATTTTTTTGGAGAATGGAGGAATTCGTTTTTTTGTGAGATGATATTCTCTTCCGCGCAGAATCGGGAGTTTTTTTGCAGGAAAAAATGATTTTCGTCTGCGAGGGTCTTTGGCACTTCGTGACCCCTGGATGCAGGAAGGAGTTACTATTTAATTTCACCAATCGAATGATTATCCTACGAATGAATCTGGTGTCTCCGCCGTTTTCTCTTGCTGATATTCCGCACAGCCCTGGCTGTTATCTTTACAAAGACAGCACAGGGAGGATCATTTATGTGGGCAAGGCGAAGGATCTGCGAAAACGGGTGTCGTCCTACTTTCAGAAACGGGATCATGATCCAAAGACGCAGAAGCTGGTGCAAACGATTGCGGATGTGGAGTATATTGTTACCCGGACTGATGAGGAGGCGTATCTTCTGGAGAACAGCCTCATCAAGCGTCATCAGCCGAAGTATAATATCGATCTGCGGGATGCGAAGAGCTATGCATATATTGAGCTGACGAAGGAGACGTTCCCTCGAATTACGATTGCCAGAAAGGCGAAGGGTGCGGGACAGTTTTTCGGGCCGTTTGTTTCGGGGAAGGAACGGGATTATGTGATGACCGTGGTCAAAAAAACGTTTCGTCTTCGGTCCTGCAAGAGTATGCCAAGGAATCATCGTGCGTGTCTGCGGTTTCATATCGGAAACTGTACCGGCCCCTGTGCCGGACATGTGAGTGCCGAGGGCTACGCTCTCCAGTGTTCGCAGGCCGAGGCGGTGCTGAAAGGAAAGACTGCGGAGCTGATCGGTTCTCTGACTTCCGAGATGAATCAGTATGCGGATGCTATGGAGTTTGAGGCTGCGATGCGGTGCCGGGATGTGATTACTGCGGTGACGCATCTTTCGTCACGGCAGTATGTGTCGCGACAGAAGGATTATGATGAGGATGTGATTCATTTTATTGTTTCTGAGGGGACGGTGTTTCTGATGGTGTTCCATGTGTATAAGGGGACGCTCGGGGGACGCGAGGAGTTTATTTTCGAGGAGTCGGATGGGTTTTTCGAGGAGTTTCTGGTACAGTTTTACTCGGACCATCCTGCTCCAAGGGAGGTGATTGTGCCAGAAGCTGTGGATGAGGGGCTTGCTTTGTATCTTGGAACGATTGCGAAAAGAAAGGTGGTTGTGACGGTGCCAAAGATCGGGGAGAAGGCGAAGCTGCTGGAGCTTGCGAAGAAGAATATCGAGACGGTGCACTTCGGTGATGAGATTCGGGTGGAGGAGCTGCGAAAGGCTCTGCATCTTGCGGATGCTCCGCGGGTGATTGAGTGTTTTGATATTTCGCATCTGTCAGGGACCGATACGGTTGCCTCGATGGTGCAGTTCCGAAACGGTCGGCCTGATAAGAAGAACTACCGGAGGTTTCGGATTAAGACGGTTGACGGTATTGATGATTTTTCGTCGATGGCTGAGGTTGTGCGAAGGCGGTACTCGCGGCTGGTTTCTGAGGAGAAGGAGCTGCCTGATCTGATTTTAATCGATGGAGGAAAAGGGCAGTTGTCGTCTGCGAAGCGGGTGTTGGATGAGCTGGAGGTTGATGTGCCGGTGATTTCTCTGGCGAAGAGTGAGGAGGAGGTGTTTGTGTCAGGTGTTCCGTTCCCGCTGCCGTTTGGAAAGAAGACGCGGGCGAATATGTATCTGCAGGAGGTTCGTGATGAGGCGCATCGGTTTGCGGTGACGTATAATCGGTTGCTGAGGAAAAAGCGGGTGTGTGGGTGAGTAGAGGGGGAGGGTAACTTCTCAATGGTCAGGCAGTCTTATGGTAGATATTTGGTGTTCGGGTTGGTGATTTTCAATCAACATCTTTTCAAAGTAGCATCGGAGAATTATCCAAAATGGTTCTATTACTCTTGAGTACAATATCATCTCTCTGAATTCCAAGGAATTGGGTCTGATAAAGCAATTACCATGGAGCACATTCAGAGAAAATATTTAATGTTTAAAGAGCTCCAAAGTATCGGTTCCGTCCTCTGAATTATTGGAGAGAGTGAATCTGGTAATGGGATCACTTTGGAACAGAGAATGAATAATAAATGCGATAATATATTTCTTTCTAATTATGGAAATTCATTATTACCAAAATGAATGGATAATACTATAGAACTTGATTAGGGGTTGAAAAACATCATATGATAACATGGATCATGAAACGGATTACAAAACTGCTGGATAGAGATCTCGAAGGTATTGATGAAAAAAACTTACTCGATGAAGTGAAAAAACAGAGAGACACATTCTTTTTCCTTGTAGTGCTACTGTTGTGTCTACTCGTAATTTTTCTTACCGTATCGACATATTTGAACGAGGTCCCTGAATCACAAATTGAGAACTATTTCTCCACTCAGTATTCTAATGAATATTATCTGATGGCTGAAGAGGAAATTCAATCAATTCTCGTTAAATCAGAGACTATCCCTGATCCAATTGATAAACTTACAGCAATAGCCACATGGGAAATAGATAATTTTACAAATGATCTCGAATACCTGAAATGGAATAAATCATACAATGGAACACAGAAAATCAACGCTGACTACATCTATGACGAAGACGGAAGAATTCGTGCAGTTAGTGGAAAATATCAGAATGATCCGCATTGGATAGCATATCATAAGATAGGTGCTTGTGGGGAACTTACAGCTCTGTTTGGGTATGTGGTCAATCGTTCTGGTTTTGAGACTCGAAAAGTTTGGGCAGAGTATGCAGATAATTTCCAAAACCATGCATGGGTCGAAGTTAAGATAAATGGGGAATGGATGTATTTTGATCCGACAATTTACTGGAATAACCACTACAACAGAGAGAATATCACTCGGACAGAAAAATGGTACGGATCACTGGATGAACAGAATCTATGGGGAGTTCTGGCATTAGGTGTATATGATAAAGAGACAGGTAAAGATGTGTGCGCAGAAAGATATTATAATATTAACCAGGTGAATAGATGGATTGTTTGGTATTATGATATAACGAGGAAGGCTAATTATTATCTAAATGCATTATTGAATAAGTAATAGAGGTACACGTGCCTGCTACTTTAGTTGCTATCAGACTATATCTACAAATAAACACATAACCATGGAAGAAAAATTAGATCAATATTTGGAAATGATTTCTGCTCAATATGTGGAAAATGAACAGTTGTTATTGGCAAAAATTATTGTCAATGCTGAACATGACCTACAAAGTAGATATGATGTCTTAAGTGAATATTACGAATACAGGCTCCTATTATCCGTACCAAAAGAACTCTATTTATCATGTGTAAACGAAAAAAAAGAACTTGAAGATCAGATTCTCAATGACATCCAAAAATGTTCTCTATCAGACAATAGAGATATTATATCAGTCATGATCTCTATGATCCCTAGTGATGGTGATTGGAGAGAACAAACAGGCTTATTGCTCTCGGAGAATCCTGTTGTATCGCCATCAACCGAAGCAAGACTTTGGGGTGATTCTCCAATACATGTTTTTTTCAGTTATTCCAGTACCAATCTCCCATTAATACGATCAATAAAAGAAAAATTATCTGAAATGGGAATAAACCCCTTTGTTGCTGAGGATGATATTCAGCCATCAGAACGATGGGCAGATGAAATTCGCAGTGCTTTGTCTTCCATGCACATCATGATTGCTTTCCTTACAGAAGATTTTCACCAGAGCATTTGGACAAACCAGGAGATTGGTTTTGCGATTGCCCGTAAAATATCGATAATCCCAGTCGGTTTGGGTGCGAAACCCGAAGGATTTCTCTCCCAGTTCCAAGTCCTTACTTGTGATACAGAACAGATTGCGGATAAATTGTATCATAAATTTTGCCAATTATATCCAGACTGCTCTCAGAAGTTATTCTTGAATCTGGCGTTATACAGATTTGAACATGCAGGGAATTATGAATCGGCAAATAACGCAGCCCGTAGCCTATATTCTCACAAGAATCTTTCTGAAGACATGATAAAGAGGGTTATCAACGCGTACAACTCCAACGATCAGATTCGCGGAGCATACGAGATCATGAAGCCAGCATCAAACTCTCTATCCCAAATCATATCTTATTTACAGGAAGTAACTGGACGAGAATATCACATACATCATGGCATCCTCTCAATAAAAGAGTAATATAGTATTATGGCGAAGATATCATCATGACGAATGAGATCAGAGATGCCCTCTCCTCCTACGATACCACCTCTCTTCACAAAGAGATTGATCTCATTCAAAACTGTATCTCTCGGATGGCTCAAAACTCCTTTTTAATAAAAGGCTGGTCAATTACCCTTATTGTAATTACATGGGCAATACTTGGCAAAGAATCGGGATCCTGTCTATCTCTATTATTATTAATCATTCCCATTCTTGCATTTTGGGGACTTGATGGATATTTTTTGCGGTTGGAGCGAATGTATCGTAAAATGTATGAATGGCTACTTAAAGCTAGAATTGAGGAAAAAAATTTCACCAAACCATACGATTTGAATCCATCTCGATTCCAAACAGATGTTGCATCCTGGCTTAGGGTTGTGTTCTCAAGAACACTTCTTTCGTTCTATCTTACATTGGTTGTAATCGTCATTATTGGTGCAGGAATAATGTTTTGTATTTCATAAGGGAGTTTTCATGAAACGACAAGTCTTTTACAGTTTTCATTATGCAAACGATAGCTGGAGAGTGCAACAGATTCGACACATTGGTGTTTTTGACGGGTCGCCATTGCTCTCTGCAAACAAATGGGAAGAAATTAAACGCACTGGTGAATCCAATGTGAAGAAATGGATAAATGACAATCTCAGGATGCGAAGCTGTACAATTGTTCTCATCGGTGAGGAAACTTCCAACCGAAAATGGGTAAAATACGAAATAGAACAAAGTTGGAGAATGGGTAAGGGCGTAGTCGGACTTTACATTCACAATCTTAAGGATAGTAATGGTAAGGGATCGAACAAAGGTAAAAATCCTTTTCGCGGCATCATTATTGATGGGGTAGATTTGGAAGCAGTTGTACCTGTGTATGATCCTCCAGACACAATTTACTCGTCAGCATATCTCAATATACAAAACAATATTGAAGGATTGGTGGAAAATGGAATTAGTATTAGAAATGCATATGAATCACAAAAATCTCTGGTAGCCTCCAAACCGGTAACATGTGATAATAGTAACATAGTGACTGCCCTTGCTACCGCAAGTGTAGTCATCTTGGCTGGCCTTGCTGTTTATGCTTATCTAAACAAAAGACACGATGGTGCAACAGCATATCATTGTCCGTTCTGTGGTACTCTTGTTCCTGCAAAAAACTCACGATGTCCTGTGTGCCACTCATATTTGAAATATAGATAGTTTTCCGGACGGTCATCAATACTCGTAATTTTATCTAAATCTTTTTTCAAGCTCCACAATCCCCATCACTCCCCCATCCCTCACAGCTCCATAATCCCCATCACTCCCCCTTCCCGCACAGCCCCAACAACCTCCTCCACTCCTCCCCGCACAGCATCACTCAACCCCTCTCCCTCCCCCATCCATCCAGGCTGCACCCCGACAACCACAATTCTCTCCGCAGCATCCGCCAAAAATCGTACCAAATGTGAAAGCGCCATCATATGCGTACCAATCGCAGTATCATGAATCCTCTCCTCAGGAATCCTCCTAACCGATCCTGCCGGAAGCCCCATCTCCGCAGCATCCACAATCACCAATAACTCAGGATGAATCCTGCGAACCAACCCGGTAAAATTTTCCGGCGCCGTTCCGCAGTTGTAGGCAACAGCATCCGGCAGACCTGCTGCAATAATTTTCTCAGCAACAGCAGGCCCTGCTCCGTCATCACCATGCAGAGAATTTCCAACACCGAAAACAACAATCATATCAGAAAAAGAGTGCATCGACCGGGACTCGAACCCGAGTTTAGGCGTTGGCAACGCCTAGTGATAACCACTACACTATCGATGCAAGATTGCACTAACTACAATGACGTCTATGCATTAAAACAATTCGGTTTGTAAATTAAGAGCCGCAGCGTTTGAAAAATAAACTCAGCAGTTCCCTACAACCCTCTCCATAAACAAAAGAATGCGGCTGCAGTACTCACGATCCTTGGAAACATGCAAAAGATCACTTCCCTGTACCACAAAATGATCTCCTGACTCACGCAGCCAGAACTCAGCAGACGCAGGGGCAGCGTCCCGGAGACGCATCAGATTTACTGGCGGCACCTCGCGATCATACGCCGCTGCCGCAAACAACGCCGGACGATCACCGATATGTGCTGCTTGCAGTTTCGGCACTGCTGAATACACCACGTCCCCAAAATTCAGCCACAGAGCCGCACGCACAAACGGCCGTTCAATCTCGCAGAGGAAATCAGGGATCCCATACTCCTTCATCGTATCAGTCACCACATCCTCAAACGACGAGTACGCAGACATCGCAATAAGACCATTCAGATCCTCAAGCATCCCAAACGCCACTATTGCCGCGGCCCCGCCCATCGAAACCCCGTGCAAAACAATCGGCAGTCCCTCATATCTCTCCTGACTTTGCACGTACGAAACCACCGCAGCAACATCCGCCGTCTCCTCGTATCCGAGACACACTTGGCTGCCATCACTCTTCCCGTGCCCGCGAACCTCCAGAAGAACTGATGCATAACCGTTCTCCTCCATCAACTTCGCATGTCCGTAAAACTGCGTCACCGAAGGCTGATGAATTCCCGACAAATAGATGATCACAGCTTTCGGATTTTTTGGCGACACCTCAGAGATCCATACCTGATACCCGTCTTCTGTTGTCAGAAACTGTTCGTTCGAAGAAAGACCAAAATTTTCTGGCGAAAAAATCTGCTGCATCGGAGAATTACTCAGCTCATAACTCACATGTCCTGACGTCATCGCAGAAACAATCATCAGCGGAGGTACCGCGAGAACAAATAAAACAGTCACGACAATAATAATCGCAGCGAAAAAAATTCGCCTGCGTTTTTGATCCATAAAAAAATATTATTTAAAGAAGCCGCGCTTCTTTTTCTTCTCATCTTTTTGTGTCTCAGACTCAGAAGAACTCTTTTCCTTCTTCTCTTCCTTCGGCTCCTTTGCAGGTCTCTCCTTCGGAGCATTTCCTTCCGCTGCTAAGAGCTGCTCATACAACTCCCGCTCTGCTGAAGACAGCTTCTTTGGTGTTGCAATCACAATCCTCACCAACAGATTGCCGAAGTTTCCGCGTCTCCGCACTCCTTCGCCGGGAATCCTCAGACGTGTGCCGTAAGCAATGCCTGACGGAATCTTCAGAGACACCTTCTTCTTATCCAGCGTCTCGATCTCGACCTCGCATCCGAGAGCTGCCTGTGCCGGAGTAATCTCATACTGAGTTACCAGATCATCATCCTCGCGGTCGAACTTTGCGTTTGACGCGACCCGCACCTCAATATAGAGATCCCCGTTTGGCGCTCCATAGTCTCCGGCCTCGCCATAGCCCTCCATCCGAAGCCGCATCCCGGACTCAATGCCCGGCGGCACATGCACGGTAACCTTTCGCCTGACCTTCGTCCGGCCGGTTCCGTTACATTTTTTGCAGGCCGACTCAGGGATTTTTCCGCGCCCGCCACAGTTCGGACAAGGGGCAGCAGTCACCATCTGACCGAAGATAGAGTTTCTCACCTGCTTGATCTGACCGGTTCCGCCGCACTTCGGGCAGGTCGTTGTTTTCTTCGTCGTGCTTCCGGTACCATCACACTCAGGGCACTGCTCGGTGTGCATCACCTCAATTTCTTTCTGCGCACCAAACACCGCATCTTCAAGAGTAATCTGGATACGCATCAGCAGATCATCGCCCTGACGGGGGCCGGACCTGCGTCCTCCTCCCCCCCCGCCAAAGAACGAATCAAAGATGTCGCCGAACCCGGAGAAGTCAGCAGTATATCCACCGCCGCCCGGGCCGCCGTAGCTTCCCTTCGAAGCATTCGCGAAGTTTTCGTGTCCTAACTGATCATACTGGCGGCGCTTTCCATCATCCGACAGAACCGAATACGCCTCATTGATCGACTTGAACTTCTCCTCAGCTCCCGCGTCCTTGCAGACATCAGGGTGATACTTCTTGGCAAGGTTGCGGTATGCCTTTTTGATGTCCGTCTCCGTTGCCGTGCGGGGAACACCCAAAACATCATAGTACGATTCCGAACCCATATGTGGTCACCTGAAAAGAAGGGATTTAGTCCTTCTTTACTTCGTAGTCTGCATCAACCACGTTGTCGTCACTCTTGCCGCAGTCGCCGCTGCAGTCAGGTCCGCATCCTTCGCCAGCCGCACCCTGCTGTGCCTGCTGCTCCTGCTGGACCTTCTGATAGATCTTCGAGGTCACCGCAAACACAACTTCCTGCAGAGCATCCATCTTTGCTTTGAGATCTTCTGCTGGTGCATCATCTTTCGCGAGAACCTCTTTCAGCTCTGCTGCTGCTGCCTCAATCTTCTCCTTGTCCTCGGCATCGATTTTGTCAGCAGTCTCTTTATCGTTCACGAGTTTTTCTGCGGCATAGACAGCGTTGTCCGCATTGTTGCGGAGCTCAATCTCCTCGCGGCGCTTCTTGTCCTCTTCCTCGTACTGCTTTGCATCGTTGACCATCTTCTCGATCTCATCATTCTTGAGATCTTTTCTGCCGGTAATTGTCATCGACTGCTCGTGACCGGTACCGAGATCTTTTGCCGAGACATGGACGATACCGTTTGCATCGATGTCGAACGTAACTTCAATCTGCGGCATTCCGCGTGGTGCCGGAGGGATGCCGGTCAGCTGGAACTTGCCGAGGCTGAAGTTGTCGCGGGCGAACTGACGTTCTCCCTGCACGACATGAATCTCAACAGAGGTCTGGTTATCTGCTGCCGTGCTGAAGATCTGACTTTTTCTCGTTGGGATGGTAGTGTTTCTCTCGATGAGTTTGGTTGCAATGCCGCCGAGAGTCTCAATGCCGAGAGTCAGCGGGGTAACATCGAGAAGGACAACATCCTTGGTCTCTCCGGTAAGGACCGCTCCCTGAACTGCTGCACCAAGAGCAACACACTCGTCAGGGTTGATGTTCTTGTCAGGCTCTTTGCCGAGAAGTTTGCGAACCGTGTCCACAACTGCCGGTACACGGGTCGATCCACCGACGAGAAGCACATGGTTGATGTCGGATGCGTTGAGGTTTGCGTCACGCAGTGCCTGCTTGACCGGCTCGACCGTTTTCTGTACGAGGTCGTCGATCAGCTGCTCGAACTTTGCACGGGTTAAGTCCATGTCAAGGTGTTTGGGTCCTGATGCGTCTGCGGTGATGTAAGGCAGGTTGATGTTTGCCTTTTGCAGGGAGGAAAGTTCGATCTTTGCCTTTTCTGCGGCATCCTTTAACCGCTGGGTGGCGACCGGATCCTTTCTGAGGTCAACGCCTTCCTTCTTCTTGAACTCGTCTGCGAGGTAGTCGATGACTCTCTGGTCGAAGTCGTCGCCGCCGAGACGGTTGTTTCCTGCGGTCGATTTGACTTCAAAGAGTCCGTCGTCGAGTGTGAGGATGGACACATCGAAGGTTCCTCCGCCAAGGTCATAGACAAGAACGGTGATCTCGTTCTCTTTGTCAAGTCCGTAGGCGAGAGCTGATGCTGTCGGCTCGTTGATGATACGGAGGACTTCAAGACCTGCGATCTTTCCTGCATCTTTGGTTGCCTGACGCTGTGCGTCGTTGAAGTATGCGGGAACGGTGATGACTGCCTTCTTGACTTTTTCTCCGAGGTAGGACTCTGCATCGACTTTGAGTTTCTGCAGAATCATTGCGGAAATTTCCTGCGGCGAGTATTTTTTGCCGTCGATGTCGACTGCGTAGTCAGTTCCCATGTGACGTTTGATTGAGCTGATGGTGCGGGTCGGGTTGGTGATTGCCTGACGTTTTGCAACGTTTCCAACAAGACGTTCGCCGTCTTTGGAGAAGCCGACGACTGACGGCGTGGTTCTGAATCCTTCGGAGTTTGCGATAACGATCGGGCTTCCGCCTTCCATGACGGCGAGACAGGAGTTGGTTGTTCCGAGGTCGATACCAATTACTTTGCTGCTGATTTTATCTGCCATTGATTTCACCTGTATAATTTTTTATTGTTTTCCAGCCGAGACTGCAACTTTTGCATGACGGAGAACTTTGTCATGCATGAGGTAGCCGCGTATTGCTTCGTCCACAATCATTCCTTCGGGGATGTCGGAAGGGATGTGGGCAACCGCTTCATGATTGATTGGATCAAACTTTTTTCCTTCGGCATTCATTGGCTCTACACCGTTGCGGGAGAGGACGGAAAGATACAGTTTGTGTATCTGTTCAAGTCCTGCCCGGAGATCTTCGTCACCGCCTTTGAGTGCACGTTCGAAGTTGTCTAAAACGTCAACCATGTCGCGGGCAAATTTTTCGTTTGCATAGCGAACGGTGTTTTCTGCGTCACGCTGGTTTCGTTTTTTGTAATTTTCAAACTCTGCGACGAGACGGAGATACCGATCATTTGCTTCGTCACATTTTTTGGTGAGTTCTGCGATCGGGTCAACCGGAGTCTCTTCAACGGTAGTCACCGGAGTTTCCTGTTCCGCCGGTTTTTGATCTTCCGGGGTTGCTGTTTTTTTCTCCATGGTAATTACCTGAATACTTGTTACGACTAATTATTTGTATTGCGGTTCTATATAAACATTTGTTTTGTGAGATATTATGGATATTTGGCAGTTCGAGAAAAGAAGTTGTTTTGTGAGAATTCGGGGAAGTTCAGGTTTTGATAATAGTTACCAAAGGTAAGGGAGCGCAGAGGGTTTGTTTATGGTTTTGGTTTGCCGACTTCGGCCTCTGGATCTTTTTTGCGGTAGAGTTTTATGAGTTTCCAGCAGAGGAGAATAAGAGCGACTGCTGTTGTGACCGGGAAGAGGAAGCGAAGGCTGCCGCGAAAGATGTTGACATGTTCTGCCGGAATTGTCTGAAGCGGAGAGCCTTCGTATGCATGCATTTTGAGGATGGCGGTGTCGATGATCGGCATGCCGTAGGTTTCAAAGAATGAGCTGAGGAGAACGTCAGTTGCAAATATTGCAAGAAAACAGCAGGTGGCAACTGCTATCCAGAGCCTTTGGATTCTTCGTCCCATGATTTTTTCTCGGTACTGTTTGTGTATAATTGTTCTCGTGGAAAAGGATTTTGTTTGTGAGCGCTGCTCCGCCCACGGAAAAACGGAGCACACGGAAATATCACGGAAAAATAAACATCACGGAGCAGACGTGAACATCACGGAAATGAATTGTTTTTGAAAATATTCGCCACCGCGTAAACTCTATTGAAATAATTATTTTTGGAATCATTATTCATTTCCGTGCTGTTCACGTCTGCTCCGTGATGTTTTTCTGTGAAATTTCCGTGTGTTCCGCTTTTCCGTGGGCGGCTCATAAGTAAACAAAAGTGAACCCCGCGAGGTTTTATCACCGCATGCGTTCAACATTAGTACTGCATGACCGAAACGGCATCCCACAATATGACTGATTACGAGGAAACCTACTCCACGTTT from Methanorbis rubei includes the following:
- a CDS encoding transglutaminase domain-containing protein, producing the protein MKRITKLLDRDLEGIDEKNLLDEVKKQRDTFFFLVVLLLCLLVIFLTVSTYLNEVPESQIENYFSTQYSNEYYLMAEEEIQSILVKSETIPDPIDKLTAIATWEIDNFTNDLEYLKWNKSYNGTQKINADYIYDEDGRIRAVSGKYQNDPHWIAYHKIGACGELTALFGYVVNRSGFETRKVWAEYADNFQNHAWVEVKINGEWMYFDPTIYWNNHYNRENITRTEKWYGSLDEQNLWGVLALGVYDKETGKDVCAERYYNINQVNRWIVWYYDITRKANYYLNALLNK
- the uvrC gene encoding excinuclease ABC subunit UvrC is translated as MNLVSPPFSLADIPHSPGCYLYKDSTGRIIYVGKAKDLRKRVSSYFQKRDHDPKTQKLVQTIADVEYIVTRTDEEAYLLENSLIKRHQPKYNIDLRDAKSYAYIELTKETFPRITIARKAKGAGQFFGPFVSGKERDYVMTVVKKTFRLRSCKSMPRNHRACLRFHIGNCTGPCAGHVSAEGYALQCSQAEAVLKGKTAELIGSLTSEMNQYADAMEFEAAMRCRDVITAVTHLSSRQYVSRQKDYDEDVIHFIVSEGTVFLMVFHVYKGTLGGREEFIFEESDGFFEEFLVQFYSDHPAPREVIVPEAVDEGLALYLGTIAKRKVVVTVPKIGEKAKLLELAKKNIETVHFGDEIRVEELRKALHLADAPRVIECFDISHLSGTDTVASMVQFRNGRPDKKNYRRFRIKTVDGIDDFSSMAEVVRRRYSRLVSEEKELPDLILIDGGKGQLSSAKRVLDELEVDVPVISLAKSEEEVFVSGVPFPLPFGKKTRANMYLQEVRDEAHRFAVTYNRLLRKKRVCG
- a CDS encoding TIR domain-containing protein codes for the protein MKRQVFYSFHYANDSWRVQQIRHIGVFDGSPLLSANKWEEIKRTGESNVKKWINDNLRMRSCTIVLIGEETSNRKWVKYEIEQSWRMGKGVVGLYIHNLKDSNGKGSNKGKNPFRGIIIDGVDLEAVVPVYDPPDTIYSSAYLNIQNNIEGLVENGISIRNAYESQKSLVASKPVTCDNSNIVTALATASVVILAGLAVYAYLNKRHDGATAYHCPFCGTLVPAKNSRCPVCHSYLKYR
- a CDS encoding Orn/Lys/Arg decarboxylase N-terminal domain-containing protein, which gives rise to MEPTDTLSVLIIGADTKSGSAFARNMQALIDHLKNDEMNVICVETFEGLKDGFIANGAMADCVMIDWKAQSAKDLIKLIREHNKYVSIFLLTEPGDLASLPLDVFSTIDEYAWILGDTPEFIAGRVKSASRKYRKAILPPMFGALMDFSEDFEYSWHTPGHTAGTAFLKSPIGKLFYEFYGEQTFRSDLSISVGELGSLLDHSGPIGEAEEYAAKVFGADMTFFVTNGTSTSNRVVQGAIVAPKEVVFVDRNCHKSLEQAFTLDHGIPVYMIPTRNRYGILGPIPEREMDPKNLAKKLAEHPLGSKAENKTPVVAVVTNSTYDGVCYDAVHAEDLLGKTVNTIHFDEAWYGYAKFNKMYAGRFGMHDDSRPAADRPTVITTQSTHKLLAALSQASMIHIKNGKQPLEHALFNESFMMHASTSPQYSIIASLDVSSKMMDMGGDALMQEAIDEAVRFRQMMARACGELGICKAGNWWFKAWQPETVTMPGGKKVAFEAADPEVLARTPSCWTLKPGDAWHGFPEMSENWAMLDPIKVTILTPGMNDDGTHAEFGIPAAVVLAYLDTRGIINEKSGDYNILFLFSMGVTKGKWGTLMSALFDFKRLFDADTPLEVVLPDLVKSHPERYGGMTLKSLAKEMHEQIKSTRQTQLANEACAVMPTPVMTPADAHRYIVKSQVEQLPVDKMANRVVATGVVPYPPGIPMLMPGENAGKADGPILMYLKTLQEFDRKFPGFAHDTHGVEAIDGTYYIYCLKE
- a CDS encoding toll/interleukin-1 receptor domain-containing protein, with translation MEEKLDQYLEMISAQYVENEQLLLAKIIVNAEHDLQSRYDVLSEYYEYRLLLSVPKELYLSCVNEKKELEDQILNDIQKCSLSDNRDIISVMISMIPSDGDWREQTGLLLSENPVVSPSTEARLWGDSPIHVFFSYSSTNLPLIRSIKEKLSEMGINPFVAEDDIQPSERWADEIRSALSSMHIMIAFLTEDFHQSIWTNQEIGFAIARKISIIPVGLGAKPEGFLSQFQVLTCDTEQIADKLYHKFCQLYPDCSQKLFLNLALYRFEHAGNYESANNAARSLYSHKNLSEDMIKRVINAYNSNDQIRGAYEIMKPASNSLSQIISYLQEVTGREYHIHHGILSIKE
- a CDS encoding alpha/beta hydrolase, yielding MTVLFVLAVPPLMIVSAMTSGHVSYELSNSPMQQIFSPENFGLSSNEQFLTTEDGYQVWISEVSPKNPKAVIIYLSGIHQPSVTQFYGHAKLMEENGYASVLLEVRGHGKSDGSQVCLGYEETADVAAVVSYVQSQERYEGLPIVLHGVSMGGAAAIVAFGMLEDLNGLIAMSAYSSFEDVVTDTMKEYGIPDFLCEIERPFVRAALWLNFGDVVYSAVPKLQAAHIGDRPALFAAAAYDREVPPVNLMRLRDAAPASAEFWLRESGDHFVVQGSDLLHVSKDREYCSRILLFMERVVGNC
- a CDS encoding hydrogenase 3 maturation endopeptidase HyCI, producing MIVVFGVGNSLHGDDGAGPAVAEKIIAAGLPDAVAYNCGTAPENFTGLVRRIHPELLVIVDAAEMGLPAGSVRRIPEERIHDTAIGTHMMALSHLVRFLADAAERIVVVGVQPGWMGEGEGLSDAVRGGVEEVVGAVREGGVMGIMEL